Proteins found in one Pocillopora verrucosa isolate sample1 chromosome 12, ASM3666991v2, whole genome shotgun sequence genomic segment:
- the LOC131790100 gene encoding gamma-aminobutyric acid receptor subunit beta-3-like — protein sequence MFKFYRKAFGVHLCSFMVFANICAIKSSKTDDSKRAVDVDITDGTLPPLTEPPNATAILDKMFFNYDKRLRPMYGGDPVYIYVSLGFLSISHVTEENMEFKGDIYMRQFWKDPRLAYGDKNWTLILQGDILNKMWFPDTYIENAKKTAIHDDTRTVIVFGDGNVFYSVRVTVNAMGLMDFKNYPMDVQLFFFRVLSYGFDITQIRYKWIDVSLYSTDMAEFFVMNQTLASDKVKYMIGWFDYLDVNFHVRRRIGHYVIRIFFPCILCTVVSWLPFWMDRGEIGDRGALGITTLLTEVFLLQYTNDSMPRVSYVKAADLFLIVSFAFTFMALLESVIVYNYKKRFFIAESAQSKSLTGGRTFFRKRAFKVDEVRKADTVHINGSYINPAVHAEQEDLASPLPELQETKAPWKEPEDEKQNFPKCSVLSKSKIYSYFTCVKSYFTKNDLSFFIEMSSRILFPLMYVGFIAFFFGKYGI from the exons ATGTTTAAATTTTATCGCAAAGCGTTTGGTGTTCACCTGTGTAGTTTTATGGTATTTGCGAATATCTGTGCCATCAAATCATCGAAAACAGATGATTCCAAAAG AGCTGTAGACGTTGATATCACAGATGGGACTCTACCCCCTTTGACTGAACCTCCCAATGCAACAGCTATTCTGgacaaaatgtttttcaacTACGACAAAAGACTCAGGCCCATGTATGGAG GAGATCCTGTTTACATCTACGTATCGCTGGGTTTCCTCTCCATAAGCCATGTGACGGAGGAAAATATG GAATTTAAGGGGGACATCTACATGCGCCAGTTCTGGAAGGATCCACGATTGGCCTACGGTGACAAGAACTGGACATTAATCCTTCAAGGAGATATTCTCAACAAGATGTGGTTTCCAGATACGTATATCGAGAACGCTAAAAAAACAGCCATCCACGATGACACAAGAACAGTCATTGTGTTCGGAGACGGAAACGTGTTTTATTCCGTAAG gGTCACAGTGAATGCTATGGGATTAATGGATTTCAAAAACTACCCAATGGATGTCCAGCTATTTTTCTTCAGAGTACTAAGTT acGGTTTTGACATCACTCAGATACGATATAAATGGATTGATGTGTCGCTTTACAGTACAGACATGGCAGAATTCTTCGTCATGAATCAAACACTTGCTAGTGACAAGGTTAAATATATGATAG GTTGGTTCGACTATCTTGACGTCAACTTCCACGTTCGAAGAAGGATCGGTCATTACGTCATACGCATATTCTTTCCCTGCATCCTTTGCACAGTTGTATCGTGGCTTCCATTCTGGATGGATAGGGGCGAGATCGGTGATCGTGGTGCTCTAGGCATTACAACGCTGCTGACAGAAGTCTTCCTCTTGCAATACACCAATGACTCCATGCCACGAGTCAGCTACGTAAAAGCCGCTGATCTGTTTTTGATTGTCTCTTTTGCTTTTACCTTTATGGCTTTACTGGAAAGCGTCATCGTATACAACTACAAAAAGAGATTTTTCATAGCGGAAAGCGCTCAATCAAAATCGCTGACTGGTGGAAGAACGTTTTTTCGTAAACGTGCTTTCAAAGTTGACGAG gtTCGTAAGGCAGACACTGTCCACATAAATGGCTCATATATTAACCCGGCAGTACATGCTGAG CAAGAAGACCTAGCAAGTCCATTACCCGAACTTCAAGAAACTAAAGCCCCTTGGAAAGAACCAGAGGATGAAAAGCAGAATTTTCCCAAATGTTCCGTGCTGTCAAAATCGAAAATCTACAGCTACTTCACCTGCGTCAAGAGTTATTTCACAAAGAACGATCTTAGTTTTTTCATCGAGATGTCCTCCCGTATTTTATTTCCCCTCATGTATGTCGGATTTATCGCCTTTTTCTTCGGAAAATATGGAATATAA
- the LOC131790101 gene encoding gamma-aminobutyric acid receptor subunit beta-1, whose protein sequence is MSLRTFYLIFYLEMSLIFTLACNLQRNEHESEADQDIIAIVTNGTMPPVNGAHNAAEILQKLFRNYDKRLRPDYAGKALLITVSLGILSIGNIRTEDMEFTLDAYMRQIWKDTRLVFGSRDIALTLQHEALNDLWLPDTYFENAVKTSVHQETRTVVLYGDGLIVFSQRVTMTATTLMNFRAYPMDTQVFRMDMLSYGRDIKQLRYAGSNVKLFNKEMSEFMITKQSVEMNTKELFMGCFDVLTIKFTAARRIGYYVIRIYLPCILCTVVSWMAFWMDPAYIGDRSAIGITSLLTQIFLVGSINEAMPRVSYVNAADLFLIVSFSFTFLALVETAAVYRKAVSIGRIENGISSEEEKKNDMTTAQRLESSQDESVSSEGPTAFQNHEDVTAHDNRLWVKLRTKVFGNMESLENHLDRIARGFFPVGYTVFITVYFVMFLVVL, encoded by the exons ATGTCCCTTCGGACTTTTTACCTTATTTTCTACTTAGAGATGAGTTTAATTTTTACGCTAGCTTGCAATTTGCAGAGGAATGAACACGAAAG cGAGGCCGACCAGGACATCATTGCCATAGTAACTAATGGGACCATGCCACCAGTGAATGGAGCTCATAATGCCGCCGAAATCCTACAAAAACTTTTCAGAAACTACGACAAAAGGTTGAGACCTGACTATGCAG GAAAGGCTCTTCTTATAACAGTGTCTCTGGGAATTTTGTCCATAGGGAACATTCGTACTGAGGACATG GAATTTACGCTTGATGCGTACATGAGGCAAATATGGAAAGATACCAGGTTAGTGTTTGGTAGTAGAGACATCGCTCTTACTTTACAACATGAAGCACTGAACGACCTTTGGCTACCAGATACTTACTTCGAAAACGCTGTGAAAACATCTGTGCACCAAGAAACTCGCACCGTGGTACTTTATGGAGATGGCTTGATAGTTTTCAGTCAGAG GGTAACAATGACGGCCACAACTCTGATGAATTTTCGTGCCTATCCAATGGACACGCAAGTTTTCAGAATGGATATGCTAAGCT ATGGAAGGGATATCAAACAGCTGCGCTATGCAGGAAGCAACGTCAAACTCTTTAACAAAGAGATGTCTGAATTCATGATTACGAAACAAAGTGTAGAGATGAACACCAAAGAGCTATTTATGG GTTGTTTTGATGTGCTAACAATAAAGTTCACCGCAGCAAGACGGATTGGGTATTACGTCATACGTATCTATCTCCCTTGTATTCTCTGTACGGTTGTCTCGTGGATGGCATTTTGGATGGACCCTGCCTACATCGGAGACCGAAGTGCAATTGGTATCACCTCCCTTCTCACCCAGATATTCCTGGTCGGAAGCATTAATGAGGCTATGCCGCGCGTCAGCTATGTGAATGCCGCTGACCTGTTCTTGATTGTTTCGTTTTCGTTTACGTTCTTAGCGCTCGTTGAAACTGCTGCCGTCTACAGGAAAGCTGTATCCATAGGACGGATAGAGAATGGAAtttcctctgaagaagaaaag AAAAATGACATGACAACTGCTCAAAGACTCGAGAGTAGTCAAGACGAAAGTGTATCGTCAGAAGGCCCGACGGCATTTCAAAATCACGAGGACGTTACAGCACATGACAATCGTCTGTGGGTGAAATTACGCACGAAGGTCTTTGGAAATATGGAAAGTTTGGAAAATCATTTAGACAGAATAGCTAGAGGATTCTTTCCTGTTGGGTATACTGTTTTCATCACGGTATACTTCGTAATGTTTCTCGTTGTTCTTTGA